Sequence from the Pectobacterium brasiliense genome:
GCGACAATCGCGCCAGTTGGGCAGGTGGTCATGCAGGCGACACATCGACCGCACTGTTCTTCCTGTGGGCGATCGACGGGTAGGGGTAAATCGATTAGCAGTTCACCGAGAAAGAACCAGGAGCCAGCCTCTCTGTTCAGAATTAGTGAGTGTTTACCAACCCAGCCAAGCCCAGCTTTCGCAGCCAAAGGACGCTCCATAATGGGAGCGGAATCGACAAAGGGGCGAAAATTTAATTCACCGCAGTATTCCTGAATTTGGTCGCCGAGTTTTTTCAGACGTTGGCGTAATAGCTTGTGGTAATCACGGCCGAGCGCATAACGGCTAACATAGCCGAGCTCTGGGTTTTTTAAGGTACTGGCGAATGCGGCTTTGGCTGGCAGGTAATTCATACGTACGCTGATGACGCGCAATGTGCCGGGCAGCAATTCATGCGGACGCGCCCGCAGCATGCCGTGGCGCGCCATCCAGTCCATTTCCCCGTGGTATTGCTTATCCAGCCAATCCTGAAGCCGAGGTTCTTCTGCGGACAAATCAGTGTCGCAGATGCCGACCTGCTGGAACCCTAATGCCTGTCCCCATTGTTTGATGTGTTGCGCTAATTCGTTGAGATCGTAGGGGTATGACATGATGGGGCCACAGAAATAAACAAGACGTGCCGATGTTACCATATTCGCGCCGCAGAGCCGATGCCTGCTGAGACGTGGAGAATGCTGGCGGTCGTTTAGGTTGCTTGCTAATTTTAAGTCATTGTAATGAAAACTAAGAGCAGATGATGGCGGGTTATGACCGGAAGCGAGAGGATGAGTTGCCTGATTCGGTGTTTTACGCCGAGTGGGTGCGGCGTGAGGAAGCCAGAGCAGCCAGCGAGTCGGGGCTTTCGCTGTGGGAACTCATGCAGCGTGCGGGAGAAGCCGCATTTCAGGTGGCTCGCCGATGCTATCCCTCAGCTCGCCGTTGGCGGGTGCTGGCTGGACACGGCAATAACGGCGGCGATGGATATGTGGTCGCCAGTTTGGCGCTGGCGGCGGGCATTGACGTGGATGTTGTTGCCTGTGTCAGCGATAAACCACTGCCCGACGAGGCTCATCTTGCGCGCCAGCGCTGGCTGGAAGAGGGCGGTCATGTTCAGGACGCGAGTGCGCAGGATGTTGATATACCTTGGCCGGATGGGATCGATCTCATTGTGGATGGTCTACTGGGAACCGGTCTTTCTGCTGCACCGCGTGCGCCTTATGCTGCGTTAATGACGAAGGCGAATGCCCATCCCGCTCCCATTGTTTCACTGGATATTCCCTCTGGTTTAGATGCCGAAACCGGCACCTGTGCGGGCGTTGCGATTTGTGCGGCACAGACGGTGACGTTTATCGCGCTGAAACCGGGACTACTGACCGGTCGCGCCCGTGAGCACGTCGGAACATTACATTATCATTCGTTAGGATTGCAGGCGTGGCTGGGCAATCAAACCGCGCCGATACGGCGACTGACTGCTGCGCAACTTCCCGAGTGGTTGACGCCTCGTCCAGCCGGACAACATAAAGGTGATAACGGCAGGCTGCTGGTGGTAGGCGGCAACGTCGGCTTAGGCGGTGCGGTATTGATGTCTGCGGATGCGGCGTTACACAGCGGCGCAGGATTGGTGCGAGTACTTACTCACAAGCAATATCAGTCGGCGTTTCTGACGGTTCGGCCTGAGCTGATGGTGCAAGAATTGACGACAGAGACGCTGCGGCAGGGGCTGGAATGGGCCGATGTCGTGGTGATTGGACCCGGTTTAGGGCAGGATGAATGGGGCAAAAGCGCGCTGCGTCTGGCAGAAAATTGTAACAAACCCATGTTATGGGATGCGGATGCGCTTAACCTGCTGGCAATCAATCCGCATAAGCGGCAGAATCGCGTGCTGACACCTCACCCCGGTGAGGCGGCTCGTTTACTGAATTGCCGCGTCTCTGATATTGAAAGTGATCGCTTACTTGCGGCCACAAAGTTGGTAAAACGCTATGGCGGCGTTGTCGT
This genomic interval carries:
- the queG gene encoding tRNA epoxyqueuosine(34) reductase QueG; the encoded protein is MSYPYDLNELAQHIKQWGQALGFQQVGICDTDLSAEEPRLQDWLDKQYHGEMDWMARHGMLRARPHELLPGTLRVISVRMNYLPAKAAFASTLKNPELGYVSRYALGRDYHKLLRQRLKKLGDQIQEYCGELNFRPFVDSAPIMERPLAAKAGLGWVGKHSLILNREAGSWFFLGELLIDLPLPVDRPQEEQCGRCVACMTTCPTGAIVAPYTVDARRCISYLTIELEGPIPEEFRPLMGNRIYGCDDCQLICPWNRFSQLTDEADFSPRAALHTPELLALFGWNEEKFLRITEGSPIRRIGHLRWLRNIAVALGNAPYQDSIVLALQARLGESELLDEHIHWAIHQQLERRASLGIDVQSTQKKRLIRAVEKGLPRDA
- the nnr gene encoding bifunctional ADP-dependent NAD(P)H-hydrate dehydratase/NAD(P)H-hydrate epimerase, which gives rise to MMAGYDRKREDELPDSVFYAEWVRREEARAASESGLSLWELMQRAGEAAFQVARRCYPSARRWRVLAGHGNNGGDGYVVASLALAAGIDVDVVACVSDKPLPDEAHLARQRWLEEGGHVQDASAQDVDIPWPDGIDLIVDGLLGTGLSAAPRAPYAALMTKANAHPAPIVSLDIPSGLDAETGTCAGVAICAAQTVTFIALKPGLLTGRAREHVGTLHYHSLGLQAWLGNQTAPIRRLTAAQLPEWLTPRPAGQHKGDNGRLLVVGGNVGLGGAVLMSADAALHSGAGLVRVLTHKQYQSAFLTVRPELMVQELTTETLRQGLEWADVVVIGPGLGQDEWGKSALRLAENCNKPMLWDADALNLLAINPHKRQNRVLTPHPGEAARLLNCRVSDIESDRLLAATKLVKRYGGVVVLKGAGTVIASERDEVAIADVGNPGMATGGMGDVLSGIVGGLLAQKLSLYDAACAGCVVHGAAADWLAARRGTRGMLATDLLPVLFRYVNPERVFPEPMLSEPMFLEQ